One genomic segment of Brassica napus cultivar Da-Ae chromosome A3, Da-Ae, whole genome shotgun sequence includes these proteins:
- the LOC111197823 gene encoding uncharacterized protein LOC111197823 isoform X4 — protein MVSSCLSNKRYTYIHENENEPTRGAIDIHHVIINGSRATGYARLRWLAFFLVGLAILLGKDNPVRTLSWSCLLSGFFVMIQSRKFVKKESVIIMPTFGIQLQTQYLRFIPIGKILKPVLVECVTPVTCYWSLSLFLRGEEQLTLVFKELRPSLKMLVPIWKALCAVSGTDQREMMTEEEHVVAG, from the exons ATGGTGAGCTCGTGTCTATCGAATAAGAGATACACTTACATACACGAAAATGAAAATGAGCCAACCAGAGGAGCTATTGACATCCACCATGTGATCATCAACGGAAGCAGAGCAACTGGTTATGCCCGTCTTAGGTGGCTTGCTTTCTTCCTCGTGGGTTTGGCTATTCTTCTTGGGAAG gACAATCCAGTTAGGACTCTTTCTTGGAGCTGCCTTTTAAGTGGTTTCTTTGTCATGATACAAAGCCGGAAGTTTGTTAAGAAAG AATCTGTTATAATCATGCCAACCTTTGGGATCCAACTTCAAACCCAATATTTAAG GTTTATCCCTATTGGCAAGATTTTGAAGCCTGTGCTGGTCGAATGCGTCACCCCCGTTACATGTTACTGGAGTCTCTCCTTGTTTCTGCGTGGCGAAGAACAGCTTACGTTGGTGTTTAAG GAACTGCGCCCGTCATTGAAGATGTTGGTTCCCATTTGGAAGGCACTGTGTGCTGTTAGTGGCACAGACCAACGTGAAATGATGACTGAAGAAGAACATGTTGTAGCTGGTTAA
- the LOC111197823 gene encoding uncharacterized protein LOC111197823 isoform X2, protein MVSSCLSNKRYTYIHENENEPTRGAIDIHHVIINGSRATGYARLRWLAFFLVGLAILLGKGLTHILQDNPVRTLSWSCLLSGFFVMIQSRKFVKKESVIIMPTFGIQLQTQYLRFIPIGKILKPVLVECVTPVTCYWSLSLFLRGEEQLTLVFKELRPSLKMLVPIWKALCAVSGTDQREMMTEEEHVVAG, encoded by the exons ATGGTGAGCTCGTGTCTATCGAATAAGAGATACACTTACATACACGAAAATGAAAATGAGCCAACCAGAGGAGCTATTGACATCCACCATGTGATCATCAACGGAAGCAGAGCAACTGGTTATGCCCGTCTTAGGTGGCTTGCTTTCTTCCTCGTGGGTTTGGCTATTCTTCTTGGGAAG GGgttaactcatatattacaggACAATCCAGTTAGGACTCTTTCTTGGAGCTGCCTTTTAAGTGGTTTCTTTGTCATGATACAAAGCCGGAAGTTTGTTAAGAAAG AATCTGTTATAATCATGCCAACCTTTGGGATCCAACTTCAAACCCAATATTTAAG GTTTATCCCTATTGGCAAGATTTTGAAGCCTGTGCTGGTCGAATGCGTCACCCCCGTTACATGTTACTGGAGTCTCTCCTTGTTTCTGCGTGGCGAAGAACAGCTTACGTTGGTGTTTAAG GAACTGCGCCCGTCATTGAAGATGTTGGTTCCCATTTGGAAGGCACTGTGTGCTGTTAGTGGCACAGACCAACGTGAAATGATGACTGAAGAAGAACATGTTGTAGCTGGTTAA
- the LOC106348144 gene encoding WUSCHEL-related homeobox 13, with the protein MMEWDNQQQPSNNPSSNLQGIDVNGGSGSGGMYVKVMTDEQLETLRKQIAIYATICERLVEMHKTFTSQQDLAGRVGGLYADPTFGHKMTGGRQRWTPTPVQLQILERIFDQGIGTPSKQKIKDITEELSQHGPIAEQNVYNWFQNRRARSKRKQHGGGGGVGSSNNNNGETEVETDQAETVNEKRKMPESLLVLPDGNNNNGIGTTSATSPRSEEDLCFHCPEMSSDLHLLGVLSNPRDEHLVGKMGMSESYNLYDHVEDYGM; encoded by the exons ATGATGGAGTGGGACAATCAGCAGCAACCCAGTAACAATCCTTCTTCAAATCTTCAAGGGATCGACGTTAATGGAGGCTCAGGCTCAGGAGGAATGTACGTGAAGGTGATGACCGACGAGCAGCTCGAAACTCTGAGGAAGCAGATTGCTATCTACGCCACCATTTGCGAACGTCTCGTCGAGATGCACAAAACCTTCACTTCTCAGCAAGATCTTGCAG GGAGAGTGGGAGGTCTATATGCAGACCCAACGTTTGGTCACAAGATGACAGGTGGTAGGCAGAGGTGGACTCCTACGCCAGTTCAGCTTCAGATTCTGGAGCGTATATTCGACCAAGGCATAGGGACACCGAGCAAGCAAAAGATCAAAGACATAACCGAGGAGCTGAGCCAACACGGTCCGATAGCTGAGCAAAATGTTTACAATTGGTTCCAGAACCGGCGTGCTCGGTCCAAGAGGAAGCAgcatggtggtggtggtggtgttgGTTCTTCTAACAACAACAATGGTGAGACTGAGGTAGAGACTGATCAAGCTGAGACGGTGAATGAGAAGAGAAAGATGCCAGAGAGTCTTCTTGTTCTTCCTGATGGAAACAACAACAATGGCATTGGGACAACAAGTGCTACTAGTCCTAGGTCTGAAGAAGATCTTTGCTTTCATTGTCCTGAGATGAGTTCTGATCTTCACTTGCTTGGAGTCCTATCAAATCCaa GGGATGAGCATCTTGTAGGAAAGATGGGAATGTCTGAAAGCTACAACCTTTACGATCATGTTGAAGATTATGGCATGTAG
- the LOC111197823 gene encoding uncharacterized protein LOC111197823 isoform X3, whose translation MVSSCLSNKRYTYIHENENEPTRGAIDIHHVIINGSRATGYARLRWLAFFLVGLAILLGKDNPVRTLSWSCLLSGFFVMIQSRKFVKKESVIIMPTFGIQLQTQYLSGKTVSRFIPIGKILKPVLVECVTPVTCYWSLSLFLRGEEQLTLVFKELRPSLKMLVPIWKALCAVSGTDQREMMTEEEHVVAG comes from the exons ATGGTGAGCTCGTGTCTATCGAATAAGAGATACACTTACATACACGAAAATGAAAATGAGCCAACCAGAGGAGCTATTGACATCCACCATGTGATCATCAACGGAAGCAGAGCAACTGGTTATGCCCGTCTTAGGTGGCTTGCTTTCTTCCTCGTGGGTTTGGCTATTCTTCTTGGGAAG gACAATCCAGTTAGGACTCTTTCTTGGAGCTGCCTTTTAAGTGGTTTCTTTGTCATGATACAAAGCCGGAAGTTTGTTAAGAAAG AATCTGTTATAATCATGCCAACCTTTGGGATCCAACTTCAAACCCAATATTTAAG TGGAAAAACTGTCTCCAGGTTTATCCCTATTGGCAAGATTTTGAAGCCTGTGCTGGTCGAATGCGTCACCCCCGTTACATGTTACTGGAGTCTCTCCTTGTTTCTGCGTGGCGAAGAACAGCTTACGTTGGTGTTTAAG GAACTGCGCCCGTCATTGAAGATGTTGGTTCCCATTTGGAAGGCACTGTGTGCTGTTAGTGGCACAGACCAACGTGAAATGATGACTGAAGAAGAACATGTTGTAGCTGGTTAA
- the LOC111197823 gene encoding uncharacterized protein LOC111197823 isoform X1 — translation MVSSCLSNKRYTYIHENENEPTRGAIDIHHVIINGSRATGYARLRWLAFFLVGLAILLGKGLTHILQDNPVRTLSWSCLLSGFFVMIQSRKFVKKESVIIMPTFGIQLQTQYLSGKTVSRFIPIGKILKPVLVECVTPVTCYWSLSLFLRGEEQLTLVFKELRPSLKMLVPIWKALCAVSGTDQREMMTEEEHVVAG, via the exons ATGGTGAGCTCGTGTCTATCGAATAAGAGATACACTTACATACACGAAAATGAAAATGAGCCAACCAGAGGAGCTATTGACATCCACCATGTGATCATCAACGGAAGCAGAGCAACTGGTTATGCCCGTCTTAGGTGGCTTGCTTTCTTCCTCGTGGGTTTGGCTATTCTTCTTGGGAAG GGgttaactcatatattacaggACAATCCAGTTAGGACTCTTTCTTGGAGCTGCCTTTTAAGTGGTTTCTTTGTCATGATACAAAGCCGGAAGTTTGTTAAGAAAG AATCTGTTATAATCATGCCAACCTTTGGGATCCAACTTCAAACCCAATATTTAAG TGGAAAAACTGTCTCCAGGTTTATCCCTATTGGCAAGATTTTGAAGCCTGTGCTGGTCGAATGCGTCACCCCCGTTACATGTTACTGGAGTCTCTCCTTGTTTCTGCGTGGCGAAGAACAGCTTACGTTGGTGTTTAAG GAACTGCGCCCGTCATTGAAGATGTTGGTTCCCATTTGGAAGGCACTGTGTGCTGTTAGTGGCACAGACCAACGTGAAATGATGACTGAAGAAGAACATGTTGTAGCTGGTTAA